From a region of the Lentilactobacillus curieae genome:
- a CDS encoding glycerophosphodiester phosphodiesterase family protein, producing the protein MNNKTLIFGHRGFPARFPENSLAGFEYAIDHGIDGLEFDVHLTKDGVPVVIHDEKINRTTNGKGRVFDYDFQDLRKFKLANGEPIPSLSEFLSLVQNFDGLLNLEFKTNKIHYPNIEPKVLAMVRAANLKRDVIYSSFNIDSLRIARQIAAAGNYCFLSDHRIQNPGEFVITEGLSGLHLHHYQPVSGVKERIWTVDDGRKMATLFSKGVAGLITDDFEKAQQVRHFVQTGDLHKSSTMTAG; encoded by the coding sequence ATGAATAATAAAACACTGATTTTTGGTCATCGTGGTTTTCCAGCAAGATTCCCAGAAAATTCGCTAGCAGGGTTTGAGTATGCAATTGATCATGGAATTGATGGGTTGGAATTTGATGTCCACCTTACAAAAGATGGTGTTCCTGTGGTGATTCACGATGAAAAAATCAATCGAACAACTAACGGCAAAGGGCGAGTGTTTGATTATGATTTTCAAGACCTACGCAAATTTAAACTAGCTAATGGGGAACCGATTCCAAGCCTGAGTGAATTTTTATCCTTGGTTCAGAATTTTGATGGGTTACTAAATCTAGAGTTTAAAACGAATAAAATTCATTACCCGAATATTGAGCCCAAGGTGTTGGCAATGGTTAGGGCAGCCAACTTAAAGCGTGACGTGATCTACTCGTCCTTTAATATTGATAGTTTACGAATTGCTCGCCAAATTGCTGCAGCAGGTAACTATTGCTTCTTATCAGATCATAGGATTCAAAATCCAGGTGAGTTTGTAATTACTGAAGGACTTAGTGGCCTACATTTACATCACTATCAGCCGGTGTCTGGTGTGAAGGAGAGAATTTGGACGGTCGATGATGGACGCAAAATGGCCACACTATTTTCCAAAGGCGTTGCAGGACTAATAACGGATGACTTTGAAAAAGCACAACAGGTCAGACATTTTGTTCAAACTGGCGATTTGCATAAATCGTCAACAATGACTGCCGGTTAG
- a CDS encoding carbohydrate ABC transporter permease encodes MGPIPTRSRINAYVKISKYVLLIFLMFLVISPFVLGLWTSFLPTDEIAKGTIFSSHLTFQNYVDAITTTPILRYLFNSLVISVGTMLAQLRFCSMSAYAFVFLNFKGRNAIFYLFLATMMLPFEAQVIPNFTTVKNLGLLDHYAVMIIPFFTTAFGTFMLRQSFMQMPKELKEASDIEGLSHLQYYWHVVLPYSKISLFTLAAYSFLGSWNQYLWPMLTTFSDKFRPVQDGLRQLQSQETFNNWGMIQASAAIVVIPTLIVLFIGQHYFKAGLNEGSVK; translated from the coding sequence ATGGGACCAATTCCGACCAGGAGTCGGATCAATGCATATGTAAAAATTTCAAAGTATGTCTTGTTGATTTTCCTGATGTTCCTAGTAATTAGTCCGTTTGTTTTAGGACTTTGGACAAGCTTTTTACCAACTGATGAGATTGCTAAGGGAACGATTTTTAGTAGCCACCTAACATTTCAAAATTATGTTGATGCAATTACCACGACGCCAATCTTGCGTTATCTGTTCAATAGTTTAGTCATTTCAGTGGGAACGATGCTGGCTCAATTACGATTCTGCTCGATGTCAGCTTATGCTTTTGTTTTCTTAAACTTTAAGGGTAGAAATGCAATCTTTTACTTGTTTTTGGCCACAATGATGCTGCCATTTGAAGCTCAAGTGATTCCTAACTTTACAACGGTTAAAAATTTGGGCCTGTTGGATCACTATGCTGTCATGATTATTCCGTTTTTTACTACTGCTTTTGGAACGTTCATGCTCCGTCAATCATTTATGCAGATGCCTAAAGAGCTAAAGGAAGCTAGCGATATTGAAGGACTTTCCCACTTACAGTATTACTGGCATGTAGTGCTACCGTATTCAAAAATTAGTTTATTTACGCTAGCTGCTTACAGTTTTCTTGGAAGCTGGAACCAGTATTTATGGCCAATGCTGACGACCTTTTCTGACAAATTCAGACCTGTTCAAGATGGACTTCGCCAGTTGCAATCGCAAGAAACGTTTAACAATTGGGGAATGATTCAAGCTAGTGCAGCCATCGTCGTGATTCCAACCCTAATCGTGTTATTTATTGGGCAACATTACTTTAAGGCCGGCCTTAATGAGGGATCAGTTAAGTAA
- the budA gene encoding acetolactate decarboxylase: MSKTSTLYQHGTLALLVPGLLKGTTTMADFLKHGDTGIGTGEGLDGELVILDGKPYQVNSKGEVNIVNGDFTMPFANANWADYQPLATVENVKMADLSKQILELSRSANTFFSVKVQGTFTDVTTRAVAKSDVPYKTLSETAKQQSVFKRDTVEGTLLGYYSPELFNGAAVGGFHYHFMSDAHDFGGHVLGFAVDQAEVTIQQFDTLEQHLPVSDNDYMQHDFADDEIDKSIEESEK; this comes from the coding sequence ATGAGTAAAACCAGTACGTTATATCAACACGGGACGCTGGCATTGTTAGTCCCAGGATTATTGAAGGGAACTACCACAATGGCTGATTTCCTAAAACATGGTGATACTGGAATCGGGACCGGTGAAGGACTGGATGGCGAACTCGTTATTTTGGATGGCAAGCCATATCAAGTCAACTCTAAGGGTGAGGTAAACATCGTTAATGGTGATTTTACCATGCCGTTTGCTAATGCAAACTGGGCGGATTATCAACCGCTAGCAACTGTCGAAAACGTAAAAATGGCCGATTTAAGTAAACAAATTCTTGAACTATCACGCAGTGCCAATACGTTTTTCTCTGTTAAAGTTCAGGGAACGTTCACGGACGTTACAACTCGAGCCGTTGCCAAATCTGATGTGCCATATAAAACATTGTCCGAAACTGCTAAGCAGCAAAGCGTCTTCAAGCGTGACACAGTTGAAGGAACGTTGCTGGGTTACTACTCACCAGAGTTGTTTAATGGTGCAGCAGTCGGTGGGTTCCACTATCACTTTATGAGTGACGCCCATGACTTTGGTGGGCACGTTTTGGGATTTGCGGTTGATCAAGCTGAGGTTACTATTCAACAGTTTGATACCTTAGAACAACACCTACCCGTAAGCGATAATGACTATATGCAACATGACTTTGCAGATGATGAAATTGACAAGAGTATTGAAGAGTCAGAAAAGTAG
- a CDS encoding ABC transporter substrate-binding protein, translating into MKLKALGALGAILLLALGVSGCVKSKAADKTKIVFWNEMTGPGQVQLTKFANEFNASQSKYKVVPEFEGSYNEVVQKINHTHGSNASPALFQSFEISTTQLANSKMTTPVQKFIDRDHYDMSKIMPVAKKFYSKNGVQVSMPFNTSQPVLYYNQSMLKRLGIKNPPKSPSYSDITKLATEITQKSKGKIKGMTVEEYAWLLEEFMANQKERLANNQNGREKTPTKIKLDTPAAKHAMEWVRENIKKKNFINFGSGSSAEANEIAAFLSGKLGVFIQSSAYIGQLTTGMKDKLGITEYPHADGTKSNGVAIGGASMWISNDKPKNVQEGAWQFIKFLMKPENQAKWQQQTGYLALNKDSQKTKILKDLYKKVPAAKVPGEQLAHTKPNSANSGILLEGLIQERVLTQTAMQQIYNGSNIDKSLKTAQDGMNEYIKNNNRANGY; encoded by the coding sequence TTGAAATTAAAAGCCTTAGGAGCACTTGGAGCCATCCTTCTGTTGGCATTGGGCGTTAGTGGATGTGTAAAGTCCAAAGCCGCAGACAAAACAAAAATTGTGTTTTGGAATGAAATGACGGGTCCAGGACAAGTTCAATTGACAAAGTTTGCAAATGAATTCAACGCATCGCAGTCCAAGTACAAGGTTGTGCCTGAGTTTGAGGGTAGTTATAACGAAGTCGTTCAAAAAATTAATCATACCCACGGATCAAACGCATCACCAGCACTATTCCAATCATTTGAAATTTCAACTACCCAATTGGCAAATTCAAAGATGACAACTCCTGTTCAAAAATTTATTGACCGTGATCACTACGACATGAGCAAGATTATGCCCGTTGCTAAAAAGTTCTATTCAAAGAATGGGGTTCAAGTTTCAATGCCCTTTAACACTTCTCAACCAGTTCTTTATTACAATCAATCGATGCTGAAAAGATTGGGAATTAAGAACCCGCCTAAGTCACCGAGTTATAGCGACATTACAAAATTAGCTACGGAAATTACCCAGAAGTCAAAGGGGAAAATCAAGGGAATGACGGTTGAAGAGTACGCTTGGCTCCTTGAAGAATTTATGGCGAACCAGAAGGAACGTTTAGCCAATAATCAAAATGGTCGGGAAAAGACACCTACAAAGATCAAGCTGGACACGCCTGCTGCCAAGCATGCAATGGAGTGGGTCAGAGAAAATATTAAAAAGAAGAACTTTATTAATTTTGGATCCGGTAGTAGTGCTGAAGCTAACGAAATTGCGGCATTTTTGTCTGGAAAATTGGGTGTATTTATTCAATCGTCTGCGTACATTGGCCAATTGACAACGGGGATGAAGGACAAGTTAGGAATCACTGAATATCCACACGCGGATGGGACTAAGTCAAACGGGGTAGCCATTGGTGGAGCCTCGATGTGGATTTCAAATGATAAGCCTAAGAATGTTCAAGAAGGAGCTTGGCAATTCATTAAGTTCTTGATGAAACCTGAAAATCAAGCCAAGTGGCAACAACAAACGGGGTATTTAGCCCTAAACAAGGATTCGCAAAAAACAAAAATTTTGAAGGATTTGTACAAGAAAGTACCTGCAGCTAAGGTTCCTGGTGAACAGTTGGCGCACACCAAGCCAAACTCAGCCAATTCAGGAATTTTATTGGAAGGTTTAATTCAAGAACGAGTGCTCACTCAAACAGCAATGCAGCAAATATATAACGGTAGTAATATCGATAAGTCATTGAAGACTGCTCAAGATGGCATGAACGAATACATCAAAAATAACAATCGGGCAAACGGATACTAA
- a CDS encoding MarR family winged helix-turn-helix transcriptional regulator — MKDLGYLAQDISILHRQYYKDTGKIFSEYQLNPTAVCILLTVHDKPGINQNQVSKELVIDRGLATREVKKMEQIGLLTRAAGHGKALTLQTTDSGEKLIPTVQKVRSNWWENRLKESGITVDSPLFSAIDQVVGKIVGN, encoded by the coding sequence ATGAAAGACCTTGGCTATTTAGCGCAGGATATCTCAATCCTGCACCGTCAGTACTACAAAGATACTGGCAAAATTTTCAGTGAATATCAATTAAATCCGACTGCTGTCTGTATTTTACTAACAGTCCATGACAAACCTGGAATCAACCAAAATCAGGTTTCAAAAGAATTGGTAATTGATCGTGGGTTAGCAACTCGGGAAGTTAAAAAGATGGAACAGATTGGCTTGCTGACCCGTGCTGCTGGCCATGGAAAAGCATTAACTTTGCAAACCACTGATTCCGGGGAAAAATTGATTCCCACAGTTCAAAAGGTACGCAGCAACTGGTGGGAAAATCGGCTAAAGGAGTCGGGAATTACAGTCGATAGTCCACTGTTTTCAGCGATTGACCAAGTAGTTGGTAAAATTGTTGGAAATTAG
- the alsS gene encoding acetolactate synthase AlsS gives MSDKMTGSKSLIQSMINQGIKYVFGVPGAKVDQLFEDLKYNDDPKAPQLIVTRHEQNAAFMAQGIGRLTGKPGVAATTSGPGVSNLITGLLTATSEADPVIAIGGQVPRDDVARLTHQSIPSQAIMSSVTKTSVEIQDSNNVSEAFTNAYQAAVAPKAGATFVSIPGDVLGGESDRPVIEKVQEPVKSTADQASVEKIVAKIKAAKMPVILAGMRASRPENADAIKKFLSNLAVPVVETFQGAGIISKELEGNYFGRVGLFRNQIGDAILRESDLVITVGYDPVEYEARFWNADHKSEIVSIDEIAPEISFDYQPEMTIQADIAKTFDQLAEQVAGTEPLASNVEKKLDDLRSRFDEGTIETSPAKDGFVHPLEVVDALQSETTEDTIVTVDVGSFYIWMARYFRSYKPRHLLFSNGMQTLGVSLPWAISAALEFPEKPVVSVSGDGGFLFSGAELETAVRLNLNIVQVIFNDGYYDMVKFQEVAKYGKDAGVTLGKVDFAQYAESFGAHGHTATTKEELISALKAAKSEDGPSVIDVPVDYSDNIKLKSTLLDDILN, from the coding sequence ATGAGTGATAAAATGACTGGTTCAAAATCTTTAATTCAAAGTATGATCAACCAAGGAATTAAGTATGTGTTTGGGGTTCCTGGTGCTAAAGTTGACCAATTGTTTGAGGATTTAAAGTACAATGATGATCCTAAAGCTCCGCAATTAATAGTAACACGCCACGAGCAAAATGCTGCCTTCATGGCACAAGGAATTGGTAGGTTAACAGGCAAACCAGGAGTAGCCGCAACGACCTCTGGTCCTGGGGTTTCTAACTTGATTACCGGACTATTGACCGCTACCTCTGAGGCTGATCCGGTGATTGCAATCGGAGGCCAAGTGCCTCGTGATGACGTTGCCCGTTTAACTCATCAAAGTATTCCAAGTCAGGCGATTATGAGTTCTGTTACTAAGACAAGTGTGGAAATTCAGGATTCAAATAACGTTTCGGAAGCCTTTACCAACGCTTATCAAGCAGCTGTAGCTCCTAAAGCTGGAGCCACATTTGTATCGATTCCTGGAGATGTGTTAGGTGGAGAATCTGACAGACCAGTTATTGAAAAGGTTCAAGAACCAGTTAAGAGCACCGCAGACCAAGCTAGTGTTGAAAAAATCGTTGCTAAAATTAAGGCAGCTAAGATGCCAGTTATTCTTGCAGGGATGAGAGCTTCAAGACCTGAAAATGCTGACGCAATCAAAAAGTTTTTAAGTAATTTAGCTGTTCCAGTTGTTGAAACCTTTCAAGGTGCTGGAATCATTTCTAAAGAATTAGAGGGTAATTACTTTGGTCGAGTTGGTTTGTTTAGAAACCAAATTGGTGATGCAATTTTAAGAGAAAGTGATCTCGTAATTACCGTTGGTTATGATCCAGTTGAGTATGAAGCTAGATTCTGGAATGCTGACCATAAATCAGAGATTGTTAGTATCGACGAAATTGCCCCTGAAATCTCATTTGATTATCAACCCGAAATGACAATTCAAGCAGACATTGCTAAGACATTTGATCAACTAGCTGAACAAGTTGCAGGTACTGAACCGTTGGCAAGCAATGTTGAAAAGAAATTGGATGATTTAAGATCTAGATTTGATGAAGGAACCATCGAAACTTCACCAGCTAAAGATGGGTTTGTTCACCCACTTGAAGTGGTTGACGCCCTTCAATCAGAAACAACTGAAGACACAATCGTTACTGTTGATGTTGGTAGTTTTTATATCTGGATGGCTCGTTACTTTAGAAGTTACAAGCCTCGCCACTTGTTATTTAGTAACGGGATGCAAACTCTTGGGGTATCACTACCTTGGGCAATCTCAGCAGCACTTGAATTCCCAGAAAAGCCAGTTGTTTCAGTGTCTGGCGATGGTGGTTTCTTGTTCTCAGGAGCTGAGTTAGAAACTGCGGTTAGATTAAACTTGAATATTGTCCAAGTAATCTTTAACGATGGGTACTACGATATGGTTAAGTTCCAAGAAGTTGCCAAATATGGTAAGGATGCTGGAGTTACTCTAGGTAAAGTAGATTTTGCCCAGTATGCTGAGAGTTTTGGTGCTCATGGCCACACAGCAACTACCAAGGAAGAACTTATTTCAGCCTTAAAGGCAGCCAAATCAGAAGATGGTCCTTCAGTAATTGATGTTCCGGTTGATTACAGTGATAACATTAAGTTGAAGTCAACTTTATTAGATGACATTTTAAATTAA